In Halobacteriovorax marinus SJ, the following proteins share a genomic window:
- a CDS encoding peptidylprolyl isomerase: MSEIESTPKKSSNIFVTIFIGLIVISFMFTGYQSLTTSPNSVAKVGDEFIKVEEYQREYNRQLEFFRNILGGKDLTTQQIQQFRIKETALSNLVQLKLTLILGDKVGVIPSSEEIKTEIKRQPYFQVNGQFSINRYKDLLAANRMNPAQFEESIKDQVRGMNSDAIFTSMPISESYLKDVENFRSQKIEANIIEIDKEALRKKLTISNDEITKYLADETNANRVQSLFNERKPTLDQKEEVKARHILFKTDGKNDKQKLKAITTLRGKLTKSNFISQAKQHTEEEAGKSTGGDLRWFTRGAMVPEFEKVAFELKPGTISRPVKTPFGYHIIYVEDKKEAKEATLEEFKNQLASELIRKTKNDEVEAMATEAKKEVASAANSSRKLNALKKKYGIKIELSKEISKLDGSTGQIQLEAANLNDIFKKGLDQSELYTFDRASNIVVVKTSKFDNKESVNEESMDERNRSLRNILSKKLKQDILKDLEASVTVKDFGVL; encoded by the coding sequence ATGTCTGAAATTGAATCTACACCGAAGAAGTCTTCAAATATTTTTGTGACGATTTTCATCGGCTTAATTGTTATTTCATTTATGTTTACGGGTTACCAAAGTTTAACAACTTCTCCTAACTCTGTGGCCAAGGTTGGCGACGAATTTATCAAAGTTGAAGAATATCAAAGAGAGTACAACAGACAACTCGAGTTCTTTAGAAATATTCTTGGTGGAAAAGATCTGACTACGCAACAAATTCAGCAATTCAGAATCAAAGAAACTGCGCTAAGTAACTTAGTTCAACTAAAGCTAACTCTTATCCTTGGTGACAAAGTTGGAGTTATCCCTAGTTCTGAAGAAATCAAAACTGAAATTAAGAGACAGCCTTACTTTCAAGTTAATGGACAATTTAGCATCAATAGATACAAGGACCTCTTAGCTGCAAATAGAATGAACCCAGCGCAATTTGAAGAGAGCATCAAAGATCAAGTGAGAGGAATGAACTCAGACGCTATCTTTACTTCAATGCCAATCTCTGAGTCTTACCTTAAAGATGTTGAAAATTTTAGATCTCAAAAAATTGAAGCTAATATTATTGAAATTGATAAAGAAGCGCTTAGAAAGAAGCTAACAATTTCAAATGATGAAATAACTAAGTATCTAGCTGATGAAACTAATGCAAACAGAGTTCAATCTCTATTCAATGAAAGAAAGCCTACTCTTGATCAAAAGGAAGAAGTTAAGGCCAGACATATTCTCTTTAAGACAGATGGTAAAAACGATAAGCAAAAGCTAAAAGCAATCACGACTCTTAGAGGAAAGTTAACAAAATCAAACTTTATTTCTCAAGCGAAGCAACACACTGAAGAAGAAGCTGGTAAAAGTACTGGTGGTGACCTGAGATGGTTTACAAGAGGTGCTATGGTTCCTGAGTTTGAAAAAGTTGCCTTTGAACTTAAGCCAGGGACAATCTCTAGACCTGTTAAAACTCCTTTTGGTTACCATATTATCTACGTTGAAGATAAGAAAGAAGCTAAAGAAGCAACTCTGGAAGAGTTTAAAAACCAACTGGCGTCTGAATTAATTAGAAAGACAAAGAATGATGAAGTAGAGGCAATGGCAACTGAAGCGAAGAAGGAAGTAGCAAGTGCAGCGAACTCATCTAGAAAGCTTAATGCATTAAAGAAAAAATATGGAATCAAGATTGAGCTTTCTAAAGAAATCAGCAAGCTAGATGGTTCAACTGGTCAAATTCAGCTTGAAGCGGCCAACCTAAATGATATCTTTAAGAAAGGTCTAGATCAAAGCGAGCTCTATACTTTTGATAGGGCCAGCAATATTGTCGTTGTAAAAACGTCTAAATTTGATAATAAAGAGTCTGTAAACGAAGAAAGTATGGACGAAAGAAATAGATCTCTTAGAAATATTCTTTCAAAGAAGCTTAAGCAAGATATCCTCAAAGACCTTGAAGCAAGTGTTACTGTAAAGGACTTTGGCGTATTATAA
- a CDS encoding ferredoxin produces the protein MADKSAKWDLNVSGKFYVDDQCIACDACIMEAEDFFEMNDDDGHAFVKKQPSNDEELELCNSALEACPVEAIGADGE, from the coding sequence ATGGCAGACAAATCAGCAAAATGGGATTTAAACGTAAGTGGAAAATTCTATGTTGATGACCAGTGTATCGCATGTGATGCATGCATCATGGAAGCAGAAGACTTTTTTGAAATGAATGATGATGATGGTCATGCATTTGTAAAAAAGCAACCTTCCAATGATGAAGAGCTTGAGCTATGTAACTCTGCTCTTGAAGCCTGCCCCGTTGAGGCCATAGGCGCAGACGGAGAATAA
- a CDS encoding alkaline phosphatase family protein: MKNLIFLFIIASLYSCSTTKNYHVSNESKNSKESLNAPYVLLISLDGYRWDYTDKYKPKFLSNFKKSGASVKSLRPSFPTKTFPNHLSLATGMYPMNHGIVGNSFYAPTMRESYSLRNREAVTDPRFYLSKPIWVLAEEQSLKSATYFWPGSEAKIDGKFPSYYLTYNHSAPHADRIKTIIEWFKLPESIRPHLVTLYFSDVDSAGHKFGPNSPEVKSAIEKVDHSLNTLNQELKRLKLPINIIIVSDHGMDDVSEEKVELIASGELREDIELSFKIVGSGPLIHFYSNDNPLISSEATLERINKNAKNFKCYDKDSTPRKLNFRENDRIGDIVCIAKEGWSIGIKEGKLPKGNHGWSQFEGMNMHSILYADGPDFKKNTEIGTVNNIDLYPLIAKILNLKIEHKIDGSIDKIKELLK; encoded by the coding sequence ATGAAAAACCTTATTTTCTTATTTATTATTGCATCACTTTACTCATGCTCAACAACTAAGAATTATCACGTTTCAAATGAGTCAAAGAATTCAAAAGAAAGCTTAAATGCTCCCTATGTTCTTCTTATCTCACTCGATGGATATAGATGGGATTATACCGACAAGTATAAGCCTAAATTCTTAAGTAACTTTAAAAAGTCTGGTGCCTCTGTAAAGAGCTTAAGACCTTCCTTTCCAACTAAGACATTTCCAAATCATCTCTCTCTAGCAACTGGAATGTATCCTATGAATCATGGAATTGTTGGAAATAGTTTCTATGCACCTACTATGAGAGAATCTTACTCTCTAAGAAATCGAGAGGCCGTAACAGACCCTAGATTCTATCTATCAAAACCGATATGGGTTCTTGCAGAAGAACAGTCACTAAAGTCTGCAACTTACTTTTGGCCTGGCTCAGAAGCTAAAATTGATGGAAAATTTCCTAGCTACTACCTCACTTATAATCACTCTGCACCTCACGCTGATAGAATAAAGACTATTATAGAATGGTTTAAGCTCCCTGAAAGTATTCGTCCCCACTTAGTTACTCTCTACTTTTCAGATGTCGATAGTGCTGGACACAAATTTGGTCCAAACTCCCCTGAAGTGAAGAGTGCCATTGAGAAAGTTGATCACTCTCTTAATACTTTAAATCAAGAGCTAAAGCGTCTAAAGCTTCCTATAAATATTATTATTGTTTCAGATCATGGAATGGACGATGTCTCAGAGGAAAAAGTTGAGCTCATTGCTAGTGGAGAGCTAAGAGAAGATATTGAATTAAGCTTTAAAATTGTAGGCTCAGGACCACTTATTCACTTCTATAGTAATGACAACCCACTCATTAGTTCTGAGGCGACGCTTGAGAGAATTAACAAGAATGCAAAGAACTTTAAGTGTTACGATAAAGACTCTACTCCTAGAAAATTAAACTTTAGAGAGAACGATCGCATCGGCGATATTGTCTGCATTGCTAAAGAGGGTTGGTCGATAGGCATAAAAGAAGGAAAGCTTCCAAAGGGAAATCATGGTTGGTCACAATTTGAAGGGATGAATATGCACTCGATTCTCTATGCCGATGGCCCTGATTTTAAAAAGAACACAGAGATTGGAACTGTTAACAATATTGATCTCTATCCTTTAATTGCAAAAATTCTCAATTTAAAAATTGAACACAAAATCGATGGTTCAATAGATAAGATTAAAGAACTCCTTAAATAA
- a CDS encoding flagellar hook protein FlgE, producing the protein MGILRSFNIGVTGLNAVGQGMGVIGDNIANAGTNGFKSSRAEFQDVLATSLKGIDGGDQFGAGTKLAHIKTLMTQGDVARTDNITDLAVNGDGFFKVNAPFGKGFTRDGSFHFNKEGELVNSDGYQVIGFEADETGKITNKEAPVKLGSTTIPAKASEKVNFNLNLDSRAEIKEFNIADPDATSNFSNSVTVYDNVGTARLVTMYYNKTGDNQWTYRALVDGADVEGGESGQFVEMAQGNIIFNNKGQLQEEVEGSNSFNFNKGAAPDQKITFNFGESISEGGEGIGASTQYGSGSAIARHSQDGFSAATLASMSFNDAGILTAVYDNGESRDISQIAVAKFENNEGLFKVGKNLMKESRNSGEAAMGKPGESGRGEVLSKSIELSNVDIANEFVGLMTAQRNFQANAKTLTTADEMLQQVLNIKR; encoded by the coding sequence ATGGGAATCTTACGTTCATTTAACATTGGTGTAACTGGTTTAAACGCTGTAGGACAGGGAATGGGTGTTATTGGTGATAACATTGCTAACGCTGGTACTAATGGTTTTAAATCTTCAAGAGCAGAATTTCAAGATGTGTTAGCAACTTCACTTAAAGGGATCGACGGTGGAGATCAATTTGGTGCAGGTACAAAGTTAGCTCACATTAAAACACTAATGACTCAAGGTGATGTTGCAAGAACAGACAACATTACTGACTTAGCAGTTAATGGTGACGGATTTTTTAAGGTAAATGCACCATTTGGTAAAGGATTTACAAGAGATGGTTCGTTTCACTTCAATAAGGAAGGAGAGCTTGTAAACTCTGATGGGTATCAAGTGATTGGATTTGAAGCAGATGAAACAGGTAAGATTACTAATAAAGAAGCTCCAGTTAAGCTAGGAAGTACAACGATTCCAGCTAAGGCCTCAGAGAAGGTTAATTTTAATTTGAATTTAGACTCAAGAGCAGAGATTAAAGAATTTAATATTGCTGATCCTGATGCAACATCTAACTTCTCAAACTCTGTAACAGTATACGATAACGTTGGTACGGCTAGACTAGTAACAATGTATTATAACAAGACAGGTGATAATCAGTGGACATATAGAGCATTAGTTGATGGTGCTGATGTAGAAGGTGGTGAGTCTGGTCAATTTGTTGAAATGGCCCAAGGTAATATTATTTTCAATAACAAAGGTCAGCTTCAAGAAGAAGTTGAAGGAAGTAACTCTTTTAACTTTAATAAGGGTGCAGCTCCAGATCAAAAAATAACATTTAACTTTGGTGAGTCTATCTCTGAAGGTGGTGAAGGAATTGGAGCTTCTACTCAGTATGGTTCGGGTTCTGCAATTGCAAGACACTCTCAGGATGGTTTCTCGGCTGCGACTTTAGCATCAATGTCTTTCAACGATGCAGGGATTTTAACAGCAGTATATGACAATGGTGAGTCTAGAGATATTTCTCAAATCGCAGTTGCGAAGTTTGAGAATAACGAAGGTCTCTTCAAAGTTGGTAAGAACTTAATGAAAGAATCTAGAAACTCTGGCGAGGCCGCAATGGGGAAACCGGGTGAGTCTGGAAGAGGTGAAGTTCTTTCAAAATCAATAGAGCTTTCAAACGTTGATATTGCAAATGAATTTGTTGGGCTAATGACTGCTCAAAGAAACTTCCAAGCTAACGCGAAGACTTTGACGACGGCAGATGAAATGCTACAACAAGTTCTTAACATCAAAAGATAA
- a CDS encoding TIGR02530 family flagellar biosynthesis protein, whose product MTNAKVNNILIPNVSKIPSDKKVNLENKIGNGKSGDEFKALLQDQVEQTRKEHGIQLTTHAARRLQERNLSMDSDEFFKLKGAMTKLKEKGGQDSLVITDKAAYIVDVPKNKIVTAIDKNNILENVFTKIDSTVIV is encoded by the coding sequence ATGACAAATGCAAAAGTTAACAACATTCTAATTCCAAACGTATCGAAGATACCTTCGGATAAGAAGGTTAACTTAGAAAATAAAATTGGTAATGGTAAGTCTGGTGATGAATTCAAAGCATTACTCCAGGACCAAGTTGAACAAACCAGAAAAGAGCATGGGATTCAATTAACAACTCATGCTGCGAGAAGACTTCAAGAAAGAAATTTATCAATGGATTCAGATGAGTTCTTCAAGTTGAAGGGCGCAATGACTAAGTTGAAAGAAAAGGGTGGCCAAGACTCTTTAGTAATTACAGATAAGGCCGCTTATATTGTCGACGTTCCAAAAAATAAAATTGTAACGGCGATAGATAAAAATAATATTTTAGAAAACGTATTTACCAAGATTGATTCGACGGTAATCGTTTAA
- a CDS encoding flagellar hook assembly protein FlgD: MAEIGRPQVANPFNGIALKKTSNNKKRENVGDKLNDIAGIRPDQKFVDAKEHNKLGKDGFLKLLSHQMANQDPMKPMDQKQFAADLAQFSQLEQLTNMNTKMDGMQKNDTTENKFMAASFIGKEIMSKGTSVQYDGQSRSTTLPFHLNKPATNVLVRIYDSKNQLISQIEKESLGQGSQSVTWDGLQLDGAPAVKGDYRIDVTAYDESMNKFKGETKSTGLVTGVHFENGEAVLELEKGKKVFLRDVESFSMAKNNAAMQNIPSLKKNAAKVYNNIESQVN, encoded by the coding sequence ATGGCCGAGATCGGTAGACCACAAGTTGCAAATCCATTTAATGGAATCGCACTCAAGAAAACAAGTAATAATAAGAAAAGAGAAAATGTTGGTGACAAGCTAAATGACATTGCTGGTATTAGACCAGATCAAAAGTTTGTTGATGCAAAAGAGCATAATAAACTCGGTAAAGATGGTTTTTTAAAACTTCTTTCTCACCAAATGGCAAACCAAGATCCAATGAAACCTATGGATCAAAAACAATTCGCTGCAGACTTAGCTCAATTCTCTCAATTAGAGCAACTTACTAATATGAATACCAAAATGGATGGTATGCAGAAAAACGATACAACTGAAAATAAATTTATGGCAGCAAGTTTTATCGGTAAGGAAATTATGTCAAAAGGTACTTCTGTTCAATACGATGGACAGAGTAGAAGTACAACACTTCCTTTTCATTTAAATAAGCCAGCGACAAATGTCCTTGTGAGAATTTACGATAGTAAGAATCAATTGATCTCTCAAATCGAAAAAGAATCTCTTGGTCAAGGAAGTCAATCTGTAACTTGGGACGGTCTACAATTAGACGGTGCACCTGCTGTAAAAGGTGATTATAGAATTGATGTTACGGCCTATGATGAATCAATGAATAAATTTAAAGGTGAAACTAAGTCTACTGGTTTAGTAACAGGTGTTCACTTTGAAAATGGTGAAGCAGTATTAGAGCTTGAGAAGGGGAAGAAGGTCTTCTTAAGAGATGTTGAAAGTTTTTCAATGGCAAAAAATAACGCGGCAATGCAAAATATACCTAGCTTGAAAAAGAATGCTGCGAAGGTCTATAATAATATAGAGTCTCAAGTAAACTAA
- a CDS encoding MotE family protein — MKAIYGLIFFLFITTVSAQEEKPKESKLTFTKEEFRKAVMDEMEKRMRKIGRSKMTEFSNQLLKKEEELEQRELQLQKERQSLQINEKSFVKRVKLFNERQEKFISCLDDVNTKETKRIDHMVEVVSGMRPQNAADVLSVQDSNLSVQILGKLEAAKVSKIFNLMDKEVSARLQKQYLTMKR, encoded by the coding sequence ATGAAAGCTATTTATGGTTTAATATTTTTTCTATTCATTACTACAGTAAGTGCACAGGAAGAAAAGCCTAAAGAGAGTAAGCTTACCTTTACTAAAGAAGAGTTTAGAAAAGCTGTCATGGATGAGATGGAAAAGAGAATGAGAAAAATTGGTCGCTCTAAGATGACTGAGTTTTCAAACCAGCTCTTAAAGAAAGAAGAGGAGCTTGAGCAGAGAGAGTTACAACTTCAAAAAGAGCGCCAAAGTCTTCAGATCAATGAAAAGTCCTTTGTTAAAAGAGTTAAATTATTTAATGAAAGGCAGGAGAAATTTATCTCTTGCTTGGATGATGTGAATACAAAAGAGACTAAGAGAATTGACCACATGGTGGAAGTTGTCTCTGGAATGAGGCCTCAAAATGCAGCAGATGTACTTTCAGTACAGGATTCGAATCTCTCAGTTCAAATATTAGGAAAGTTAGAAGCAGCTAAGGTATCGAAAATATTCAACTTGATGGATAAGGAAGTTTCTGCCCGGCTTCAAAAACAGTACCTAACTATGAAAAGATAG
- the fliJ gene encoding flagellar export protein FliJ, giving the protein MQKFKFKLDGLLKVREFKEKRLKIELGEILTQIQNTKDDITRLTNNIKETYESQEKFLADPSSGDMVKFFPRFIEAKKADIKNKENLLYALEKKFDEKQKELGIARGEVKVIENLKEKKSSEHKKKVEKKFQENVDELVQIRRLLKETKS; this is encoded by the coding sequence ATGCAGAAGTTCAAATTTAAGCTAGATGGTCTACTAAAGGTTCGTGAATTCAAAGAAAAGAGATTAAAGATAGAACTTGGTGAGATTCTTACTCAAATACAGAACACCAAAGATGATATCACAAGGCTTACTAATAATATTAAAGAGACTTATGAATCTCAAGAAAAGTTTTTAGCTGATCCAAGTAGTGGGGATATGGTAAAGTTTTTTCCCCGTTTTATTGAAGCGAAGAAAGCTGATATTAAGAATAAAGAAAACCTTCTCTACGCTCTAGAAAAGAAGTTTGATGAAAAACAAAAAGAGTTAGGAATCGCTAGAGGAGAAGTAAAAGTTATAGAAAATTTAAAAGAAAAGAAGTCATCTGAACATAAGAAGAAAGTAGAAAAGAAATTTCAAGAAAATGTAGATGAACTTGTTCAAATAAGAAGATTACTTAAGGAGACTAAATCATGA
- a CDS encoding FliI/YscN family ATPase, whose translation MTQSKDQELDLLAIHKAYEYSTPYQKIGKVFANKGMLFEVNLSRAVIGSNVEFVTEFGERCLGEVVAINGHKCMAMPYDEISGINSETKVYLKDLTTTIKLSKNMLGRVIDFQGNPIDGKGPITDIEESRSIYGTALNPLERPPIKEPLDVGVHAVNCFMTAGKGQRMAIMAGSGVGKSVTLGMIAQNSSADVNVIALIGERGREVLEFIESDLGPEGIKRSVVIVATSDTSPLIRMKAAYVATTISEFFRDDNKDVLLMMDSITRFAMANREISLSAGEPPGQKGYTPSVFAQLPKLMERAGTKSNSGTITGIYTVLVEGGDMDEPIADAVRAIADGHIVLSRELASRNQFPAIDVLQSLSRVMNKVTTNEHKIVASHLRDLLSAYKENEDLINVGAYARGSNPKVDKALVIYDDLMALLKQFQGMSDYLTIEALYDQMVELARKAENSLNPTEEE comes from the coding sequence GTGACTCAGAGTAAAGATCAAGAACTTGATTTACTTGCTATTCATAAAGCTTATGAATACTCAACTCCCTATCAAAAAATTGGAAAAGTTTTTGCTAATAAAGGTATGCTCTTTGAAGTAAATCTCTCACGTGCAGTGATTGGCAGTAATGTTGAGTTTGTGACTGAATTTGGTGAGAGATGTCTAGGTGAAGTCGTCGCTATTAACGGTCATAAATGCATGGCCATGCCATATGATGAAATTTCAGGAATAAATTCAGAAACAAAAGTCTACCTAAAAGACCTCACGACAACAATTAAACTTTCAAAGAATATGCTTGGAAGAGTTATTGATTTTCAAGGAAATCCAATTGATGGAAAGGGACCAATAACAGATATAGAAGAGTCTCGATCTATCTATGGGACGGCGTTAAATCCACTAGAGAGACCGCCTATTAAAGAACCATTAGATGTGGGAGTTCATGCAGTTAATTGTTTTATGACGGCAGGTAAGGGGCAGAGAATGGCCATCATGGCAGGTTCTGGTGTCGGGAAGTCTGTGACTCTTGGGATGATTGCTCAAAACTCTAGTGCTGATGTTAATGTCATTGCACTTATCGGAGAGAGGGGACGTGAGGTCCTCGAGTTTATAGAGTCTGACTTAGGACCAGAGGGAATTAAAAGATCTGTGGTTATTGTTGCCACATCAGATACTTCTCCACTGATTAGAATGAAAGCTGCCTATGTTGCTACGACAATCTCAGAGTTTTTTAGAGATGATAATAAAGATGTTCTTTTGATGATGGACTCTATTACACGTTTTGCCATGGCCAATAGAGAGATTTCCTTAAGTGCTGGAGAACCTCCTGGGCAAAAAGGATATACGCCATCTGTATTTGCACAATTACCTAAGTTGATGGAAAGGGCCGGAACAAAATCTAACTCTGGTACGATCACAGGTATCTATACTGTTCTCGTAGAGGGTGGTGATATGGATGAGCCGATCGCAGATGCTGTAAGAGCAATTGCCGATGGGCATATTGTCTTAAGTAGAGAACTTGCATCAAGAAACCAATTCCCTGCAATTGATGTCCTTCAGTCCCTCTCAAGGGTTATGAATAAAGTGACAACAAACGAGCATAAAATTGTAGCCTCTCACTTAAGAGACTTACTCTCAGCTTATAAAGAAAATGAGGACCTTATAAATGTTGGGGCCTATGCGAGAGGGTCTAATCCAAAGGTAGATAAGGCCCTTGTCATTTATGACGACCTGATGGCCTTATTAAAGCAATTTCAGGGCATGAGTGACTATTTAACAATTGAAGCCCTCTATGATCAGATGGTTGAACTTGCTAGAAAAGCTGAAAATTCTCTTAATCCAACTGAAGAGGAGTAG
- a CDS encoding FliH/SctL family protein, with translation MSNDKNNLFGDVQDYEFQSFSSTSLSNGDVSNFEFKEISELAPSRTQEHQKIIKIEREHAEKNDFKIAPIVKEHRGITKQVLKERELRIEQEVERRVQEIRQEAYNDGFNEGVANGREEVFSQNRAASEEKLQNLTNMIIEVLGTRPELLINQKKQVYSLVRVLTKWVILRELKDDGAYIENLLEKLIVEMQTKSNLLIHVDERSFEQMPEVLEIVQQKVGQLSNVRVEIDYDIEGPGIVLECDKGILNGTINQQLKSLDRLFESVGLDQEAPVDMNTVHESNSSDEGSSDSE, from the coding sequence ATGTCTAATGATAAGAACAATCTATTTGGTGATGTACAAGATTATGAGTTTCAATCATTTTCTTCAACTTCACTTTCAAATGGAGATGTTTCTAACTTTGAATTTAAAGAAATATCAGAGTTAGCCCCATCTAGGACACAAGAGCATCAGAAAATTATTAAAATTGAAAGAGAGCATGCTGAAAAGAATGACTTCAAGATTGCACCAATCGTAAAAGAACATAGAGGAATTACGAAACAGGTTCTCAAAGAGAGAGAACTTAGAATTGAGCAAGAAGTTGAAAGAAGAGTTCAGGAAATTAGACAAGAAGCCTATAACGACGGTTTTAATGAAGGCGTTGCGAATGGTAGAGAAGAAGTCTTTAGTCAAAATAGAGCTGCTTCTGAAGAGAAATTACAGAATTTAACAAATATGATTATTGAAGTTCTAGGTACAAGACCAGAACTTTTAATTAACCAAAAGAAGCAAGTCTATTCTTTAGTTCGTGTTCTTACTAAATGGGTTATATTACGTGAGCTTAAGGACGATGGTGCCTATATCGAAAATCTCTTAGAAAAGCTTATCGTAGAGATGCAAACAAAGAGTAACCTTCTCATTCATGTAGATGAAAGATCTTTTGAGCAAATGCCTGAGGTCCTTGAGATTGTTCAGCAGAAGGTTGGACAACTCTCTAATGTTAGAGTTGAAATTGATTACGATATTGAAGGGCCAGGGATAGTTTTAGAGTGTGATAAAGGTATCTTAAACGGAACAATTAATCAGCAGCTCAAGAGTTTAGATCGTCTGTTTGAGTCTGTAGGGCTCGATCAAGAAGCTCCAGTGGATATGAATACTGTCCATGAGAGCAATAGCAGTGATGAGGGAAGTAGTGACTCAGAGTAA
- the fliG gene encoding flagellar motor switch protein FliG: protein MAEQGLEPDIEYSLLSGQDKAAILLSSLGVQTTQLIFSYMRDNDVKRMINAMSSINKAPIWMIKRVLEEFYSHLNEDNDLLFSENRGRDFIINALGEDRAKQLLGQIVDVGASNTLESLELVDTRTLANFLINEHPQTIALIIAHLNAERKVDVLRRLPEGLQAEVVLRVSNLDYVSPELIAQLDDVLKTELSTLGSIDTNQLGGVEPIADMLNLMDKNSEKNIMGRVEEKDPELAEEIRKLMFVFEDLVYVDDRGIQSLLKEVDQQKLVIALKTAPEEIRAKLFKNMSNRAAGLLQEDLDALGPTKLSDVEKAQSEIVQKCKELESQGKAFISRGGDGDALV, encoded by the coding sequence ATGGCAGAGCAAGGTTTAGAACCAGATATTGAATACTCACTATTATCGGGGCAGGATAAGGCCGCGATCCTTTTGAGTTCATTGGGTGTTCAAACAACTCAATTAATCTTCTCATATATGAGAGATAATGATGTTAAACGTATGATTAATGCGATGTCATCAATTAATAAAGCCCCTATTTGGATGATCAAGAGAGTTCTTGAAGAATTCTACTCACACTTAAATGAAGATAATGATTTATTATTCTCTGAGAATAGGGGAAGAGACTTCATCATCAATGCTCTTGGTGAAGATAGAGCGAAGCAGTTACTTGGACAGATTGTTGATGTGGGAGCTTCAAATACTCTTGAGTCACTTGAACTAGTTGATACAAGAACTCTAGCAAACTTCCTTATCAATGAGCACCCTCAGACTATCGCATTAATTATTGCTCACTTAAATGCTGAGAGAAAAGTTGATGTCTTAAGAAGATTACCTGAAGGGTTACAGGCCGAAGTTGTTCTAAGAGTTTCTAATTTAGACTATGTTTCTCCTGAGCTTATTGCACAACTTGATGATGTGCTTAAAACAGAACTCTCTACTCTTGGTTCTATTGATACAAATCAACTGGGTGGAGTTGAGCCTATTGCAGATATGCTTAACCTTATGGATAAGAACTCTGAGAAGAACATTATGGGTAGAGTTGAAGAGAAAGATCCTGAACTCGCAGAAGAGATTAGAAAACTCATGTTTGTTTTTGAAGACCTTGTCTACGTTGATGATAGAGGTATTCAGTCTCTACTTAAAGAAGTTGATCAGCAGAAGCTCGTTATTGCTCTTAAAACAGCACCTGAAGAGATTAGAGCAAAGCTCTTTAAGAATATGTCTAATAGAGCTGCCGGGCTATTACAAGAGGATTTAGATGCTCTTGGGCCAACAAAGTTATCTGATGTTGAAAAAGCACAATCTGAAATTGTGCAAAAATGTAAGGAACTAGAGTCTCAAGGTAAGGCCTTTATTTCTAGAGGTGGAGACGGAGATGCTCTCGTTTAA